The proteins below are encoded in one region of Bifidobacterium dentium JCM 1195 = DSM 20436:
- a CDS encoding DNA gyrase/topoisomerase IV subunit A, with the protein MVSHRKPAQPAFDPRTVKEHIVETPLNEEMSKSFLEYAYSVIYARALPDARDGLKPVQRRIIYQMGQMNLSPDRPYMKSARVVGEVMGKLHPHGDSAIYEAMVRLAQPFAMRLPLVDGHGNFGSLDDGPAASRYTEARMAQAALGMNADIAEDTVDFTPNYDNKLQEPTVLPSAIPNLLVNGGSGIAVGMATNMATHNLGEVVAAAKHLMRHPDATLEDLMRYVPGPDWPSGGVIVGRSGIREAYESGRGALTTRSVTHIENVTARKKAIVVTELPFMVGPERVLERISEGVKNRKLEGISGAIDLTDRHNGTRLVIEIKTGFDPNAVLAQLFRHTPLQDNFTINNVALVNGRPHTMGLKEMLKVWVDHRRVVIRRRSEFRRRKALERLHLVEGLLLAMVDIDEVIQVIRSSDDAEAAKTRLIAVFDLDDIQAQYILDLRLRRLTKMSRIELEAERDDLKQRIEELERILASDEALDGVVIDEMDEAVAAYGTPRRTVLLDEDADGGLVPVTAHGDDGVSATALAAARTAATVSSAAADVAAAAKAAKKAGEDNATATALQIDDEPCAVMLSATGLIARTHEDAVERWENRSGSDARTKDDQIVSIFRTTTRSSYGLITSAGRLVLAHVVELPAVAPDGPLNVSGGVKAEELLGMTENTDPIRGERVIAAIAMPSVDDAGKDGDGAEPAPLALGTRNGVVKRWNRESPTTMDSWSVIDLKDGDEVLAAAEARDGDRLVFVSTDSSLLTFEAKNVRPQGRTAGGMAGIRLATGCSVAAFAVVPTEKVAWTYDEGENGLFSASGAVVLTVAGDSEALPGTENGAAKVTPLEMYPTKGRGTGGVRSQRFLKGQNTLIFAFVGAYPIHASTEGGSGVELPKPDMRRDGSGTDMAAPIAVAG; encoded by the coding sequence ATGGTATCGCACCGCAAACCGGCACAACCCGCTTTCGACCCGCGTACGGTCAAGGAGCACATCGTCGAGACGCCTCTGAACGAGGAAATGAGCAAGTCGTTCCTCGAGTATGCATACTCAGTGATCTATGCGCGTGCACTGCCTGACGCCAGGGACGGTCTCAAGCCCGTGCAACGCCGCATCATCTACCAGATGGGCCAGATGAATCTCTCTCCCGACCGCCCATATATGAAATCGGCACGTGTGGTCGGCGAGGTGATGGGCAAGCTCCATCCGCATGGTGATTCCGCAATCTACGAGGCCATGGTGCGTCTCGCCCAACCGTTCGCGATGCGTCTGCCCTTGGTGGATGGCCACGGCAATTTCGGTTCCCTTGATGACGGGCCGGCGGCATCCCGCTACACCGAAGCGCGTATGGCACAGGCCGCACTCGGCATGAACGCGGACATCGCCGAGGACACCGTCGATTTCACCCCCAACTATGACAACAAGCTTCAAGAGCCGACCGTTCTGCCCTCGGCCATTCCGAATCTGCTGGTCAATGGCGGTTCCGGCATCGCGGTCGGCATGGCCACGAACATGGCCACGCATAATCTCGGCGAAGTCGTGGCGGCGGCCAAGCATCTGATGCGTCACCCCGATGCCACGTTGGAGGATCTGATGAGGTATGTGCCAGGTCCGGATTGGCCAAGCGGCGGCGTAATCGTGGGGCGGAGCGGCATTCGCGAGGCATATGAGAGCGGCCGTGGCGCACTGACCACCCGTTCGGTGACGCATATCGAAAACGTGACGGCACGCAAGAAGGCCATTGTCGTGACGGAACTGCCGTTCATGGTGGGACCGGAACGTGTGTTGGAGCGTATTTCCGAAGGTGTGAAGAATCGCAAGCTGGAGGGCATTTCCGGTGCGATCGACCTGACGGATCGACATAACGGCACACGGTTGGTCATCGAGATCAAGACCGGTTTCGATCCAAATGCCGTGTTGGCACAGCTGTTCAGGCACACGCCCCTGCAAGACAATTTCACCATCAACAACGTAGCTCTGGTCAACGGTCGTCCGCACACCATGGGATTGAAGGAAATGCTCAAGGTGTGGGTGGATCATCGTCGTGTGGTGATTCGCCGCCGTAGCGAATTCCGCAGACGGAAGGCGTTGGAGCGCCTGCATCTGGTCGAAGGCCTGCTGTTGGCCATGGTCGATATCGACGAGGTCATTCAGGTGATTCGGTCCTCCGATGACGCCGAGGCCGCAAAAACCAGACTGATTGCCGTATTCGATTTGGACGACATTCAGGCGCAGTACATTCTCGACTTGCGTCTGCGCCGCCTGACGAAGATGAGCCGTATCGAACTTGAGGCCGAACGCGACGATCTGAAGCAACGCATCGAAGAGCTGGAGCGCATCCTCGCCTCCGACGAAGCCTTGGACGGTGTGGTGATCGATGAGATGGACGAGGCCGTCGCCGCATATGGCACACCACGACGTACCGTGCTGTTGGACGAGGATGCCGACGGCGGTCTGGTACCGGTGACCGCGCATGGCGATGATGGTGTTTCCGCCACCGCGCTGGCTGCCGCCCGCACCGCCGCGACCGTGTCTTCGGCAGCCGCCGACGTGGCCGCCGCCGCGAAAGCCGCGAAAAAAGCCGGCGAGGATAATGCGACCGCGACCGCCTTGCAGATCGATGACGAACCCTGTGCAGTGATGCTGAGCGCCACCGGTCTGATCGCTCGCACCCATGAGGATGCCGTGGAACGTTGGGAAAACCGTTCCGGCTCGGATGCGCGAACCAAGGATGACCAGATCGTTTCGATCTTCCGCACGACCACGCGCTCCTCATACGGGCTGATCACTTCCGCAGGTCGCCTGGTGTTGGCGCATGTGGTCGAGTTGCCGGCCGTCGCCCCGGACGGCCCGTTGAACGTTTCCGGCGGCGTGAAAGCCGAGGAATTGCTAGGCATGACGGAAAACACCGATCCGATTCGCGGCGAACGTGTAATCGCCGCCATCGCAATGCCCTCCGTGGACGATGCCGGCAAGGATGGCGATGGCGCCGAACCTGCTCCGCTGGCGCTGGGTACGCGCAACGGTGTGGTCAAACGCTGGAATCGCGAGTCACCAACCACCATGGATTCCTGGAGCGTCATCGACCTGAAGGACGGTGATGAGGTTCTGGCCGCGGCCGAAGCGCGGGATGGGGATCGTCTGGTGTTCGTATCCACGGATTCCTCGCTGCTGACATTCGAGGCGAAGAACGTGCGACCACAGGGCCGTACCGCCGGTGGCATGGCGGGCATTCGTTTGGCCACCGGCTGCTCGGTCGCCGCATTCGCCGTGGTTCCGACCGAAAAGGTCGCTTGGACGTATGACGAAGGCGAGAATGGTCTGTTCTCCGCTTCCGGCGCCGTGGTGCTGACCGTCGCTGGTGATTCCGAGGCGTTGCCGGGTACGGAGAACGGCGCGGCGAAGGTCACGCCGTTGGAGATGTACCCGACCAAGGGCCGAGGCACTGGTGGCGTACGTTCGCAACGGTTCCTGAAAGGTCAGAATACGCTGATCTTCGCTTTCGTGGGTGCATATCCGATTCATGCCTCCACAGAGGGTGGCTCCGGTGTGGAGTTGCCCAAACCCGACATGCGTCGCGACGGCTCCGGTACGGATATGGCCGCCCCCATCGCCGTTGCCGGTTGA